A stretch of the Thiomicrospira pelophila DSM 1534 genome encodes the following:
- a CDS encoding DsrE family protein, translating to MKKLNIFSLVALMFALFALPVQAADDGAKVVYHVDFNDVTRYSATLTSINNIMTAYENQLMNADVHLVFVGHGLRFTTDDALKGTAYEHDKDLLERRDELKGRLDALMNSRGVKVKLCDTTRAEVGLSEDKLYEGIELVESGVYDIAILQSEGYAYLKIQ from the coding sequence ATGAAAAAACTTAATATTTTCAGCCTAGTTGCTTTAATGTTTGCCCTATTTGCACTGCCTGTTCAAGCCGCGGATGATGGCGCAAAAGTGGTCTATCATGTCGATTTTAATGATGTCACACGTTATTCAGCCACGCTTACTTCAATTAATAACATTATGACGGCTTATGAAAACCAGTTGATGAATGCGGATGTGCATTTGGTATTTGTTGGTCACGGCCTTCGTTTCACAACCGACGATGCATTAAAAGGCACGGCCTATGAGCACGATAAAGATTTATTAGAACGTCGTGATGAGCTTAAGGGCCGCTTGGATGCTTTGATGAACTCACGTGGCGTTAAAGTTAAGTTATGTGACACGACTCGCGCCGAAGTGGGTTTATCAGAAGACAAACTATATGAAGGCATAGAGTTGGTAGAATCAGGTGTATATGACATCGCGATTTTACAAAGCGAAGGTTATGCCTACCTAAAAATCCAATAA
- the glyA gene encoding serine hydroxymethyltransferase — MFNKTMTIAGYDDDVANAIAAEAKRQEDHIELIASENYTSPRILEAQGSVLTNKYAEGYPYKRYYGGCEHVDVIEALAIERAKKLFGADYANVQPHSGSQANAPVYMALLEPGDTVLGMSLAHGGHLTHGSKVNFSGKIYNAVQYGLNPETGEIDYAEVEALAKEHKPKLIVAGFSAYSQVVDWQRFRDIADSVGAYLLVDMAHVAGLVAAGVYPNPVQIADVTTTTTHKTLRGPRGGLILAKANPEIEKKLNSLVFPGTQGGPLMHVIAAKAVAFKEAMEPEFKTYAQNVIKNAQAMAEVFMQRGLDVVSGGTKNHLFLVSLIDKKLTGKLADAALGEAHITINKNSVPNDPMSPFVTSGIRVGTAAATTRGFDEHDCRDLAGWMCDVIDACDQANETWDEAVIAGVREKVKTLCAAHPVYK, encoded by the coding sequence ATGTTTAATAAAACCATGACCATTGCTGGCTATGACGATGATGTTGCTAATGCGATCGCGGCAGAAGCGAAGCGTCAAGAAGATCACATTGAATTGATTGCATCTGAAAACTACACCAGTCCACGCATTTTAGAGGCTCAAGGTTCTGTTTTAACAAACAAATATGCAGAGGGCTATCCATACAAACGTTATTACGGTGGTTGTGAACACGTTGATGTGATTGAGGCTTTGGCGATTGAGCGGGCTAAGAAATTGTTTGGTGCGGACTATGCCAACGTGCAACCTCACTCGGGTTCACAAGCGAATGCGCCCGTTTACATGGCGTTATTAGAGCCGGGCGATACCGTTCTGGGTATGAGTTTGGCACACGGTGGCCATTTAACCCACGGTTCAAAAGTGAATTTCTCTGGCAAAATCTACAACGCTGTGCAATATGGTTTGAACCCAGAAACGGGTGAAATTGACTATGCAGAAGTTGAAGCTTTAGCGAAAGAGCATAAGCCAAAATTAATCGTAGCCGGCTTTTCGGCTTATTCACAAGTCGTCGATTGGCAGCGTTTCCGTGACATTGCAGACAGTGTAGGCGCCTATTTATTAGTAGATATGGCGCACGTGGCTGGTTTAGTCGCGGCAGGTGTGTATCCGAACCCAGTGCAAATCGCAGACGTAACGACCACTACTACTCACAAAACGTTGCGTGGCCCTCGTGGTGGTTTGATTTTGGCTAAAGCCAACCCTGAAATCGAAAAGAAATTGAACTCACTTGTTTTCCCTGGTACTCAGGGTGGTCCATTAATGCATGTGATCGCGGCTAAAGCGGTGGCGTTTAAAGAAGCTATGGAACCAGAGTTTAAAACCTACGCGCAAAACGTGATTAAAAATGCTCAAGCAATGGCTGAAGTATTTATGCAACGTGGTTTAGACGTTGTTTCTGGTGGCACCAAAAACCATTTATTTTTAGTGAGCTTAATTGATAAGAAACTAACCGGTAAGTTGGCGGATGCGGCTTTAGGCGAGGCTCACATTACCATTAACAAAAACTCTGTACCGAATGATCCAATGTCACCGTTTGTGACCAGCGGTATTCGTGTGGGCACAGCCGCCGCCACAACACGTGGGTTTGATGAGCATGACTGTCGTGATCTGGCCGGATGGATGTGTGATGTAATTGATGCTTGTGACCAAGCAAATGAAACGTGGGATGAAGCGGTGATTGCTGGAGTACGTGAGAAGGTAAAAACCTTGTGCGCGGCTCATCCGGTTTATAAGTAA
- the trxA gene encoding thioredoxin: MAVINLTLAQFDETINNNDMVILDFWAEWCGPCKQFGPVFEEISEKHPDIVFAKVNVEEEQELAGMFQVRSIPTIALMREKVVVYANPGAIPGSNLEEAIAQLRGLDMQKVHEDVAKSQQADSAE, from the coding sequence ATGGCCGTAATCAATCTAACCTTAGCTCAATTTGACGAAACCATTAATAATAACGACATGGTTATTTTAGACTTTTGGGCAGAATGGTGTGGTCCGTGCAAACAATTTGGTCCGGTTTTTGAAGAAATATCTGAAAAACACCCGGACATTGTGTTTGCCAAAGTCAATGTGGAAGAAGAGCAAGAGTTAGCCGGTATGTTTCAGGTTCGCTCCATTCCCACCATTGCTTTAATGCGCGAAAAAGTCGTGGTGTATGCCAACCCAGGTGCCATTCCGGGTAGCAACTTGGAAGAAGCGATTGCACAATTGCGCGGTCTAGATATGCAGAAGGTTCATGAAGACGTGGCCAAATCGCAACAAGCTGATAGCGCTGAATAA
- a CDS encoding hybrid sensor histidine kinase/response regulator, protein MKRKKLLKKRAKQTKQNQVLAKQLADSQALNQFYAIWTHELRSPLSVVESTLAQLKAQNKDVIDNQAWWLLDAAVQHMSMSVNDLLGLAQVSHQRLTVQTQPFDLQTILRELEAMSGKLIGDKPIQLVFNIPVSSVWLKGDAFRLKQVLLNLLANAIKYTQQGRVSLNWQLDDEGAEFRVEDTGPGLSVSEINTLFQPFSQLVQVQTGEAVGSGLGLFIVQSLVTAMKGQIRVESEVGQGARFMVRLPFLSVATDLSDNPSPARIASQNDEKNSFPLRVLLADDSELSRSLLINQLNQPDIEWVEAEDGEQALECLQTQSFDYVILDRFMPKLDGEQLCQKIRQLQMTGQQVNLKGVLLISAEPALADQLNPCFDCCLIKPVDSLQLMKLFGLSNFSKPNNPKKDSCKNFIHDKIPSDLTEMLPKFIKEVDYLLGEVEQCIQASKYEPCQDLIHRLKGSFMLFQQNAWLADIEVLETAIQLKSAQDALERLQKIRSHVLELQATCEH, encoded by the coding sequence GTGAAGCGCAAAAAACTGTTAAAAAAACGGGCGAAACAAACCAAACAAAACCAAGTGTTAGCCAAGCAGCTTGCCGACTCACAAGCCTTAAATCAGTTTTACGCGATTTGGACACATGAACTGCGTTCACCTTTAAGTGTGGTTGAATCTACGCTGGCTCAATTAAAAGCACAGAACAAAGATGTCATCGACAACCAGGCCTGGTGGTTGTTAGACGCGGCTGTTCAGCACATGTCGATGTCGGTGAATGATCTATTAGGGTTGGCACAAGTGTCGCATCAGCGTTTAACAGTTCAAACTCAGCCTTTTGATTTACAAACGATTCTGCGCGAACTAGAAGCCATGTCTGGGAAATTGATAGGGGATAAACCAATTCAATTGGTGTTTAACATCCCCGTTTCTTCGGTTTGGTTAAAGGGGGACGCGTTTCGTTTGAAGCAAGTTTTGCTTAACTTGCTTGCCAATGCAATTAAGTATACCCAGCAAGGTCGTGTTTCTTTGAACTGGCAACTTGACGATGAGGGGGCTGAGTTTCGAGTAGAAGATACCGGTCCAGGTTTGTCAGTATCGGAAATCAATACCTTGTTTCAACCCTTTAGTCAGTTGGTGCAAGTCCAAACGGGTGAAGCGGTCGGTTCAGGTTTGGGATTGTTTATTGTCCAGTCGTTGGTCACGGCGATGAAGGGGCAAATTCGAGTTGAATCGGAGGTTGGACAGGGTGCGCGATTTATGGTTCGTTTGCCTTTTTTATCGGTTGCTACTGATTTGTCAGATAACCCTAGTCCGGCCCGCATCGCTTCACAAAACGATGAAAAAAACTCTTTCCCACTTCGCGTGCTATTGGCCGATGATTCAGAACTGAGTCGAAGCCTATTAATAAATCAATTAAACCAACCTGATATCGAATGGGTGGAAGCGGAAGATGGTGAACAAGCGTTAGAGTGTTTGCAAACTCAGTCATTTGATTATGTGATTTTAGATAGATTTATGCCTAAGTTAGATGGCGAACAATTGTGTCAAAAGATTAGGCAGTTACAAATGACCGGACAGCAAGTCAATTTAAAGGGTGTGTTGTTAATTAGCGCTGAACCCGCCTTGGCGGACCAGCTAAATCCTTGTTTTGATTGTTGTTTAATTAAGCCAGTTGATTCTTTGCAATTAATGAAACTATTCGGATTATCTAACTTTTCTAAACCAAATAATCCAAAAAAAGATAGTTGTAAAAATTTTATACATGATAAAATACCTAGCGATTTAACCGAAATGCTTCCGAAATTTATTAAGGAAGTTGATTACCTACTGGGTGAAGTAGAGCAGTGCATACAAGCATCTAAGTATGAACCTTGCCAGGACTTGATACATCGGTTGAAAGGCAGTTTTATGCTGTTTCAACAAAATGCTTGGCTGGCTGATATAGAGGTGTTGGAAACGGCGATTCAATTAAAATCGGCACAAGACGCTTTAGAAAGGTTACAAAAAATTCGTTCGCACGTCCTTGAGTTACAGGCTACTTGCGAACATTAA
- the ribD gene encoding bifunctional diaminohydroxyphosphoribosylaminopyrimidine deaminase/5-amino-6-(5-phosphoribosylamino)uracil reductase RibD, translating to MTTNHQAWMTRAIELAKQGLVSTRPNPAVGCVIVKDDQLIAEGWHVKAGQPHAEVVALASAGNQAQGSTVYVTLEPCSHFGKTPPCADALVAAGVKQVVVAMQDPNPLVAGQGLARLQAAGVAVEVGIEAEQAARLNQGFIKRMQSKRPFVRLKLASSVDGRTAMASGESVWITGELARTEVHKLRARHGAIITGIGTVLADDPSLNVRLPTNIQAELGLDEALCHPIRVVLDPNLSLPLDAKMLSLPGRTLVMTSQATVENNDPVVEVLLANGAEIVAVQAQEDRLDLESVLDYLAQEEQINDVMVESGAIVAGAFIEAGLVDELHWFVAPHLMGHQGKPLLMLPGLVTMQDRINLKAKSVEAVADDWHFVFEFASQ from the coding sequence ATGACAACGAACCACCAGGCCTGGATGACACGAGCAATTGAATTGGCCAAGCAGGGCTTAGTTAGTACTCGACCTAATCCGGCCGTAGGGTGCGTGATTGTAAAAGACGACCAGCTGATTGCCGAGGGTTGGCATGTTAAAGCTGGCCAGCCGCACGCAGAAGTGGTGGCATTAGCTTCTGCGGGTAATCAAGCCCAGGGTTCAACGGTTTATGTCACCTTAGAACCCTGTTCACATTTTGGTAAAACACCACCTTGTGCCGATGCGTTAGTGGCGGCCGGCGTTAAGCAAGTGGTGGTGGCGATGCAAGACCCTAATCCCTTAGTGGCGGGGCAAGGGTTAGCACGCCTGCAAGCCGCAGGTGTTGCGGTGGAGGTCGGTATTGAAGCCGAGCAAGCGGCAAGACTAAATCAAGGATTTATAAAACGTATGCAATCAAAACGCCCTTTTGTACGGCTTAAATTAGCGAGCAGTGTGGATGGCCGCACCGCGATGGCATCCGGTGAAAGTGTTTGGATTACTGGCGAATTGGCGCGCACAGAGGTGCATAAATTACGCGCCCGCCATGGCGCGATTATTACCGGCATTGGTACGGTATTGGCCGACGATCCGAGTTTGAATGTGCGCTTGCCAACCAATATTCAGGCTGAGCTTGGATTGGATGAAGCTTTATGCCACCCGATTCGGGTGGTTTTAGATCCAAACTTGAGTTTGCCATTGGATGCTAAGATGTTAAGTTTGCCGGGTCGTACCTTAGTTATGACTAGCCAAGCGACCGTAGAAAACAATGATCCGGTGGTTGAAGTTTTGTTGGCGAATGGTGCTGAAATTGTCGCGGTACAGGCGCAGGAGGATCGTTTAGATTTAGAAAGTGTGTTGGACTACTTAGCACAAGAAGAGCAGATCAACGATGTCATGGTCGAATCTGGTGCGATTGTCGCTGGTGCGTTTATTGAAGCCGGGTTGGTGGATGAGTTGCATTGGTTTGTCGCGCCACATTTAATGGGGCATCAAGGCAAACCGCTTTTGATGCTACCAGGTCTGGTGACGATGCAAGATCGTATAAACTTAAAAGCTAAATCGGTTGAAGCCGTGGCCGATGACTGGCATTTTGTGTTTGAGTTCGCGTCACAATAA
- a CDS encoding class II fumarate hydratase: MSKTRIEQDSMGTLEVPANALYGAQTQRAINNFPISGRGLTPAFIHALAYVKLACAQANLDLNQIDKTKVDAIDQAVKQILNGQHDHQFPVDVFQTGSGTSTNMNMNEVIANLASQLTQVQIHPNDDVNMSQSSNDVIPSSIHVSAALVLEKQLIPSLKHLADTIKARETELDDVVKTGRTHLMDAMPIRFSQELSAWRAQISDNIARLESTKARLLMLPQGGTAVGTGINAHPEFSARFCDKLSLLTQQKFTPMPNLFIGLSSQDTALELSGQLNVLAASLMKIANDLRWMNSGPLAGLGEIRLPALQPGSSIMPGKVNPVIPEAVAMVAAQITGNHMAITVGAQSGNFQLNVMLPMIADNLLNSLNLASNAARQLADQAIAGFEVNQTQLKKALDVNPILVTALNTVVGYEKGAAIAKEAYRSARPVLEVALEMTDLDETTLLGYLDPAKLTHGGTPSV, from the coding sequence ATGTCAAAAACTCGTATAGAACAAGATAGCATGGGAACCCTTGAGGTTCCGGCCAACGCGCTTTATGGCGCACAAACCCAGCGCGCAATCAATAACTTTCCGATTAGCGGGCGCGGACTCACGCCAGCTTTTATTCACGCCCTCGCCTACGTTAAACTGGCCTGTGCGCAAGCCAATTTGGATTTAAACCAAATTGATAAAACCAAGGTTGATGCGATTGATCAAGCCGTCAAACAGATCCTAAACGGCCAGCATGACCATCAGTTCCCAGTCGATGTATTTCAGACTGGGTCGGGCACCAGCACCAATATGAATATGAACGAAGTGATTGCGAATTTAGCCAGTCAGCTTACTCAGGTTCAGATTCACCCGAACGATGATGTCAATATGAGTCAAAGCTCAAACGATGTGATTCCAAGTAGTATCCACGTAAGCGCGGCTTTGGTATTAGAAAAACAATTGATTCCAAGCTTAAAACATTTAGCGGATACCATTAAAGCGCGTGAAACTGAACTTGATGACGTGGTAAAAACGGGACGCACCCATTTAATGGATGCGATGCCAATCCGTTTCAGCCAGGAGTTATCGGCTTGGCGTGCGCAAATATCCGATAATATTGCTCGCCTTGAAAGCACAAAAGCACGTTTATTAATGCTACCTCAAGGTGGCACGGCGGTAGGAACCGGCATTAATGCCCATCCTGAGTTTTCAGCACGCTTTTGCGACAAGCTATCACTTCTAACCCAGCAAAAATTTACACCCATGCCGAACCTGTTCATCGGTCTTAGCTCACAAGACACCGCGCTTGAGCTAAGTGGTCAACTCAATGTACTAGCGGCCAGCTTAATGAAAATCGCCAACGATTTACGCTGGATGAACTCTGGTCCGTTAGCCGGTTTAGGCGAAATTCGACTACCCGCTTTACAGCCGGGCAGTTCGATTATGCCGGGCAAAGTGAATCCCGTTATTCCTGAAGCGGTGGCGATGGTAGCCGCTCAAATCACTGGCAATCATATGGCAATCACAGTGGGAGCACAGTCTGGCAACTTTCAACTCAACGTGATGTTGCCCATGATTGCAGACAACCTGCTAAACAGTCTAAATCTGGCCAGCAATGCGGCCAGACAATTAGCTGATCAAGCCATCGCTGGGTTTGAGGTTAATCAAACTCAGCTTAAAAAAGCCCTAGACGTTAATCCAATCCTGGTCACCGCTTTAAATACTGTGGTAGGCTATGAAAAAGGGGCCGCTATTGCTAAAGAAGCTTACCGCAGCGCTCGCCCTGTGCTTGAGGTCGCTTTGGAAATGACCGATTTGGACGAAACCACCTTATTAGGTTATCTCGATCCGGCTAAGCTTACGCACGGTGGCACACCTTCGGTATAA
- a CDS encoding riboflavin synthase, which yields MFTGIIQAQGQIRRIETRQGDWRLSVDVGDLDMSDVQLGDSIATNGVCLTAIEFDQTSFVADVSAETLKVTTLGHLKTGSKVNLEKALRLQDRLGGHLVSGHVDGVGTVKSIEADARSWRYKIESPHEIARYIAQKGSVCINGISLTVNGVEDCVFDVNIVPHTRSETNIIEWQVGTQVNLEVDLLARYLERLLTGPQAESVNSSLTAEFLAQHGFMS from the coding sequence ATGTTTACAGGGATCATCCAAGCACAAGGTCAAATTCGCCGTATCGAAACCCGCCAAGGTGATTGGCGTTTAAGTGTCGATGTCGGTGATTTAGATATGTCGGATGTTCAATTGGGCGACAGCATCGCGACTAATGGGGTGTGTTTGACCGCGATTGAATTTGATCAAACCTCATTTGTGGCGGATGTATCAGCTGAAACCTTAAAAGTAACGACTTTAGGCCACTTGAAAACCGGCTCAAAAGTAAATCTTGAAAAGGCGTTGCGTTTACAAGATCGGCTTGGTGGGCATCTAGTGAGCGGTCATGTTGACGGAGTGGGTACGGTTAAATCAATAGAAGCTGATGCCCGCTCATGGCGTTATAAAATTGAATCGCCACATGAGATCGCGCGTTACATTGCGCAAAAAGGCTCGGTGTGTATTAATGGCATCAGCTTGACTGTGAATGGGGTGGAGGATTGTGTGTTTGACGTCAACATCGTGCCACACACTCGTTCCGAAACTAATATTATTGAATGGCAAGTAGGAACGCAAGTTAACTTGGAAGTAGACTTGTTAGCGCGCTATTTAGAACGCCTATTGACCGGTCCGCAAGCTGAATCGGTTAATTCGTCTTTAACAGCTGAGTTTTTAGCGCAGCATGGCTTTATGTCATAA
- a CDS encoding sensor domain-containing diguanylate cyclase gives MPQTDQTLHSHIEAIANAMPDPIFIMGEDGTYLDIIGGQERSLYADGHTLIGKTYAEVLPEKMAMRFLNVVQKAIKTQRLQEIEYQLANDEVQGIDPNGPQGGQWYEARVYPLQTDVYGQPAVIWLAINISARKHMEEQIEHLSKNDALTNFYNRDFFLDLADELINTAQLNRQPLSLIKIDLDCFKNITDGYGHELGDKAILNAAHAIKQTAGKLGHIGRLSCDQFMIVLPEVKAVDAFRIAKLAQEKISGYKIRLDENTVTCLTSQAGVTELRQPDEDSRTLFNRVNDAIRELRSSREITKII, from the coding sequence ATGCCGCAAACTGATCAAACATTACACTCACATATTGAAGCGATTGCTAATGCCATGCCTGACCCGATTTTCATTATGGGTGAAGATGGTACTTATTTAGACATTATCGGTGGACAGGAACGCTCGCTCTACGCAGACGGCCATACGTTAATCGGCAAAACCTACGCTGAAGTCTTGCCTGAAAAAATGGCCATGCGCTTTTTAAATGTGGTACAAAAAGCTATTAAAACGCAACGTTTGCAAGAAATCGAGTACCAATTAGCAAACGACGAAGTCCAAGGCATTGATCCAAATGGACCGCAAGGTGGACAATGGTATGAAGCACGCGTTTACCCATTACAAACGGATGTGTACGGACAACCAGCGGTCATTTGGCTGGCGATCAACATCAGTGCACGTAAACACATGGAAGAGCAAATTGAGCATTTGTCTAAAAACGACGCTCTAACCAACTTTTATAACCGTGACTTCTTTTTGGATCTAGCAGACGAATTGATTAACACCGCCCAACTCAACCGCCAGCCGTTATCTTTGATAAAAATTGACTTGGACTGTTTTAAGAATATTACCGATGGTTATGGCCATGAACTGGGTGATAAAGCGATTTTAAATGCCGCCCATGCAATCAAACAAACCGCCGGAAAGCTTGGGCATATTGGTCGTTTAAGCTGCGACCAATTTATGATTGTGCTGCCGGAGGTGAAAGCCGTAGATGCGTTTCGCATCGCCAAACTGGCCCAAGAAAAAATTTCAGGCTACAAAATCCGTTTGGATGAAAATACCGTTACCTGCTTAACCAGCCAAGCCGGTGTGACCGAGCTTCGTCAACCTGACGAGGATAGTCGCACTTTATTTAACCGAGTAAACGATGCGATTCGCGAACTGCGTAGCAGTCGTGAAATTACAAAAATCATCTAA
- a CDS encoding response regulator: MAKKINLLLAEDHDLVRAALKSLIESDDGFKVVAEAEDGITCLEQVRAKSPDIVVLDLAMPKLNGLNTISQLKRRHQDTKIVVLTAAETPSVWQEALELGIHGIATKSVSKKELLDGLRKVMDGERFVHTKIQPSVANFLDDDMSMKKKRGMRKLSVREKQVTKLIAEGYKTKDIAEMLEISDRTVSKHRENLMTKLGATSPAEITHYANDTGLTKVKLLEIE, from the coding sequence ATGGCTAAAAAAATCAATTTATTACTAGCGGAAGATCACGATTTAGTTCGTGCGGCCTTAAAGTCACTGATTGAATCCGATGACGGTTTTAAAGTCGTGGCTGAAGCAGAAGATGGTATTACCTGTTTAGAGCAGGTGCGTGCAAAGTCACCGGATATCGTAGTGTTAGATTTGGCAATGCCAAAACTGAATGGCTTAAACACCATTTCGCAGCTGAAGCGTCGCCATCAAGACACTAAAATAGTGGTACTAACCGCGGCTGAAACGCCAAGTGTTTGGCAAGAAGCTTTGGAATTAGGTATTCATGGTATTGCCACTAAATCAGTTAGTAAAAAAGAACTGTTGGATGGTTTACGTAAGGTAATGGATGGTGAACGTTTTGTTCATACTAAAATTCAACCAAGTGTAGCGAATTTCTTAGACGATGATATGTCGATGAAGAAAAAACGCGGCATGCGTAAGCTTTCAGTTCGCGAGAAACAGGTTACTAAGCTGATTGCGGAAGGTTACAAGACTAAAGATATCGCGGAAATGTTAGAAATCAGTGATCGTACTGTATCTAAGCATCGTGAAAACTTAATGACAAAGTTAGGTGCAACGTCACCGGCTGAAATTACGCATTATGCTAACGATACTGGTTTAACCAAGGTTAAATTGCTTGAGATTGAGTAA
- the ettA gene encoding energy-dependent translational throttle protein EttA, whose protein sequence is MAQFVYTMNRVGKVVPPSKHILKDISLSFFPGAKIGVLGLNGSGKSTLLKIMAGLDTDIIGEARPQPGIKIGYLSQEPQLDPAKDVRGNVEEAVAEVKEAMAKLDEIYAAYAEPDADFDKLAQKQAEIEDIIQAMDGHNLDRTLEIAADALRLPAWDADVTKLSGGERRRVALCRLLLSKPDMLLLDEPTNHLDAESIAWLERFLLEFPGTVVAITHDRYFLDNAAQWILELDRGQGIPYEGNYSSWLEQKEKRLEQESKQEAARLRTIKHELEWVRSNPKGRHAKSKARMARFDELSSIETQKRNETNEIFIPVAERLGDKVIEVNHISKGFGDRLLIDDLNFKLPQGGIVGIIGPNGAGKSTLFKMLTGQEKADSGDIVFGETVQLSYVDQSRDALDDNKTIWEEISGGDEVFMVGNFEVNSRAYCSRFNFKGGDQQKRIGELSGGERNRVHLAKTLRKGGNVLLLDEPTNDLDVETLRALEDALLEFAGCAVVISHDRWFLDRIATHMLAFEGDSHVEWFEGNFSDYEADYKRRKGADAAQPHRIKYKPITKN, encoded by the coding sequence ATGGCACAATTTGTTTACACCATGAACCGCGTTGGAAAAGTGGTTCCACCGTCAAAACACATTTTAAAAGACATCTCACTGTCGTTTTTCCCGGGCGCAAAAATTGGCGTTTTGGGTTTAAACGGTTCGGGTAAATCTACTTTATTGAAAATCATGGCTGGATTGGACACGGATATTATCGGCGAAGCACGCCCCCAGCCAGGCATTAAAATCGGTTATCTATCTCAAGAGCCACAACTTGATCCAGCTAAAGATGTGCGTGGCAATGTTGAAGAAGCCGTTGCTGAAGTCAAAGAGGCGATGGCTAAATTAGACGAAATTTATGCCGCTTATGCCGAACCTGATGCCGACTTTGACAAGCTCGCTCAAAAACAAGCTGAAATTGAAGACATTATCCAGGCAATGGATGGTCACAACTTAGATCGAACGCTGGAAATTGCGGCGGATGCATTGCGTTTACCGGCTTGGGATGCGGATGTTACGAAACTATCCGGCGGTGAACGTCGTCGTGTAGCCTTGTGCCGTTTATTACTATCCAAGCCTGACATGCTGCTTTTGGACGAACCGACCAACCATTTGGATGCCGAATCCATTGCTTGGTTAGAACGTTTTCTACTCGAATTCCCCGGCACCGTCGTGGCCATCACGCACGATCGTTATTTCCTCGACAATGCCGCTCAATGGATTCTGGAGCTGGATCGAGGCCAAGGCATTCCTTATGAAGGCAACTATTCTTCTTGGCTAGAGCAAAAAGAAAAACGCTTGGAACAAGAATCCAAACAAGAAGCCGCTCGCTTACGCACCATCAAGCACGAACTTGAATGGGTTCGCTCCAATCCGAAAGGCCGCCACGCCAAGTCAAAAGCGCGTATGGCTCGATTTGATGAGCTTAGTAGCATCGAAACTCAAAAACGTAACGAAACCAATGAAATCTTTATTCCGGTGGCCGAACGTTTAGGTGACAAAGTTATTGAAGTAAACCACATTTCCAAAGGCTTTGGTGACCGCTTACTGATTGACGATTTAAACTTCAAGCTTCCACAAGGTGGCATTGTGGGCATCATCGGGCCAAACGGCGCGGGTAAGTCAACCCTGTTTAAAATGCTCACCGGACAAGAAAAAGCCGACTCAGGCGATATCGTGTTTGGCGAAACCGTTCAACTCTCTTATGTTGATCAAAGCCGCGATGCGCTGGATGACAACAAAACCATCTGGGAAGAAATTTCTGGTGGCGACGAAGTCTTTATGGTGGGTAATTTTGAAGTTAACTCACGCGCTTATTGTTCACGCTTTAACTTTAAAGGTGGCGATCAACAAAAACGCATCGGTGAACTGTCTGGTGGCGAACGCAACCGCGTTCATCTAGCCAAAACCCTGCGTAAAGGTGGCAACGTATTGCTACTTGACGAACCAACTAACGATTTGGATGTTGAAACCTTACGTGCACTTGAAGATGCCCTGCTCGAATTTGCCGGCTGCGCGGTCGTTATCTCGCATGACCGTTGGTTCCTTGATCGTATTGCAACCCACATGCTCGCGTTTGAAGGTGACTCACACGTGGAATGGTTTGAAGGTAACTTCTCAGACTACGAAGCCGACTACAAACGCCGTAAAGGCGCGGACGCCGCACAACCGCACCGTATCAAATATAAGCCGATTACCAAGAATTAA
- the nrdR gene encoding transcriptional regulator NrdR produces the protein MHCPFCNAPDTKVVDSRLATEGVQVRRRRECLECGERFTTFESAELSLPRVVKSDGNRERFDEEKIRRGLIKALEKRPVASERIDEMVNHITKLMMAEGSREIPSSQIGEWVMQALRELDQVAYVRFASVYRSFQDVNAFREEIEKLVQATAAKAERG, from the coding sequence ATGCATTGTCCTTTCTGTAACGCCCCAGATACTAAAGTCGTCGATTCACGCTTGGCTACTGAAGGTGTACAAGTACGCCGTCGTCGTGAATGTTTGGAGTGTGGCGAGCGTTTCACCACCTTTGAGAGTGCCGAGTTATCTTTGCCTCGAGTGGTTAAATCAGACGGCAATCGAGAGCGCTTTGATGAAGAAAAAATCCGTCGTGGGTTAATCAAAGCGCTCGAAAAACGTCCGGTCGCCAGTGAGCGGATAGATGAAATGGTTAATCATATTACTAAGTTGATGATGGCAGAAGGCTCACGTGAGATTCCGTCTTCTCAAATTGGTGAATGGGTGATGCAAGCGTTGCGTGAATTAGATCAGGTGGCTTACGTTCGATTTGCGTCAGTGTATCGTTCTTTTCAAGATGTGAATGCATTCCGCGAAGAAATCGAAAAGTTGGTTCAGGCAACGGCCGCAAAAGCTGAACGTGGTTAG